Genomic segment of Acidobacteriota bacterium:
GTTGTATCCGTGGCAGCGTGAACGCTTCTGGATTGAGTCGCGCGGCGCGAAGGCGAATGGCTTTATGTCGACTGCGGGGCATCCGCTGATGGGAGAGCCGGTGCCGACGGCCACGGGCGAGTACCTGTGGACGGCGACGATCGGGCTGGAGGCCCATGCGTGGTTGAAGGACCATGCGGTGAGCGGGACAGTCCTGCTGCCGGGCAGCGCGTATGTTGAGATGGCTGCGGCGGCCGGGAAGCTGATCTTCGGCGATACATCTGGTGAACTGCAGCGCCTGACGCTGAAGGAGGCGGCGACGCTGACGGAGAGCAAGCGGCTGGAGATGCAGGCCGTCGCCAGCCGGGAGTCGCATGAGGCTTATGCGATCCGCTTCTTCTGCCGTGAAGAGGGGAGCGAGTCGTGGATGGATGCGGCGGAGTGTCTTGTGCGCAAGGCTGCCGCATCGTCTTCGGTAGTGGGCCTGCGAGCGTGGGAGGACGCGGAGTTTTCGCCGCAGATGATGACGGGGCGGCAACATGCGGAGAAGCTGGCGAAGGCGGGCTATGATTTTGGCCCTGCGTTCCGGCAGATTGACTGGGTCACAGTAGCTGGTGAGACAGCGCTTGCGCGGATTACGCCGCCTGCGGAGATGGGACGCGAGGGATATCGGCTGCATCCGGCGACGGTGGATGCGGCGTTGCAGGTCGTCGCCCGGCTGCTGATTGAGAACAGCGGCAGCGCGGAGACCCTGCTGCCGGTCTCCATTGCCAGCGTGGCCTGGGGGGAACAGGAGATCCGGGGCGAAGCGCTTTATGCTAAAGCGCGGCTGAATGCCGCCCCCTTATCGGGAGACGTTCAGCTCTTCGACGGTCATGGCCGAGAGCTGCTTGCGATCAAGGGGCTGGCGTTTCATCGGTTCGGTGTGGATGCCGTATCGGGTGTGGAGGATGAGCTTTTCAGGCTTGCGTGGGAGCCGGTGCCGTTGCCTGGCGAGGGCATCAAGAGCGCAACGCGATTGAAGTGGCTGCTGGTTGGAGGAGAGCCGCGCGAAGCCAAGCAGCTTGCGGATGCGTTCGCCGCGCGCGGAGCGAGTTCGATTGCGTTGCCGGTGAGCGAGTTTTTAGCCGGGGAAGAAGAGTTCTCGTGCCAGGGTGTGGTGTGGCTGGAGCCTTCCATGCCTGGGCTTTCCTCTGTGTTGTCGCAGACGCAGGAAGTGCTTGCCGAGGGCGCTCGTGTTGTGACGAAGGTTGCCGGGATCGAGCAACGGAGCCAGACAGACGTGCGGCTGTGGATGACGACAGTCGAGACACAGGCGGTTACGGGGAGAGAAAAGATCGATGTTCAGGGAGCGGGGGCGTGGGGGTTCTTCACGTCGGTCAGCAATGAATATCCGTCGCTGCGGGCGAGCAGTATCGACTTGAATGCGAAGTGGCAGGAGAGCGATGTTGAAGGCATCGTGGCGATGCTGCTTGGAGATGTTGAGGACGGGCGTATCGCGTTGCGCGAGGGGAGGTATTATGCGCAACGCCTGGTGCGGATGGATGGTCGCGCGGCGGACTCGCCGGGAGATTCTGTAAGGGAAGGCGAGGGCTTTGAGCTGGGGCAGCGGGTTCCAGGAGACGTGGACAGCTTTGAGCTGGTGTCGTTGCCGTATCGAGCGCCGGGAGCTGGAGAGGTCGAGATTGAGATCGAGGCCGCGGGACTGAACTTCAGAGATGTGCTGAGCGCGATGGCGCTGCATGAGGGGATTCAAGGGGCGCACTTTGGGAGAGAATGTGCCGGTCGTGTGGTGCGGGTTGGACCGGGTGTGGAGCGGCTGAAGGCGGACGATGAGGTTTTGGCCATCACGCCTGCATTCGACCGGGTGGGGATGTTCGCTTCGCGCGTTATTGTTCCGGAGGAGCTGGCATACGCGAAGCCGAAGGGGATGACGTTTGCCGAGGCCGCGGGCATTCCGTGCGTGTTTCTTACGGTGTGGTATGCGCTGGTGAAGCTGGCGCACCTGCAACGCGGAGAGCGGGTGCTGATTCACGCGGCGGCAGGCGGGGTTGGATTGGCTGCGATCCAGGTTGCCCAATGGATTGGAGCAGAGGTGTTTGCGACCGTGGGGTCGGAGGAGAAGCGCGCTTACATCGAATCGCTTGGAGTGAAACACATCATGCACTCGCGCAAGCTCGACTTCGCGCGCGAGGTGATAGAGGCCACGGACGGAGCGGGTGTGGATGTGGTGCTGAACTCGCTTGCGGGACCGGCGATAACGGCAGGTCTGGAGTCGCTGGGCAGATATGGACGGTTTGTCGAGATTGGCAAACGAGACATTCTGGAAAACAGCAGGATCGGACTGAGCCCGTTTGATCGCAATCTGTCGCTGTTTGCGGTCGACCTGGCGCAGTCGGTGGAAGACCGCCGCGGCATGATGAGTGAGATGTTCGGAGAGTTGATGCAGCTCTTTGAGCAGGGTGTATTGTCGGTTTTGCCGACGGAGGAGTTTTCGATCAACGCTGCGAGCGAGGCCTTTCGGCACATGGCCAAGGGTGGCCATATCGGAAAGATTGTTCTCGGGGTGCAGGGCAGAGCGGTGAGCGTTCGCCGGGACCGCAGCCGGCTGAACGCGGAGGCGACCTATCTTGTGACGGGCGGCGCAGGCGGTTTGGGGCTGGCGACGGCGGAGGCGCTGATTGGGGGCGGAGCGCGGCACCTGGTGCTGGTATCGCGGCGCGGCGTGACGGCTGAAGTGCGGGCCTCGCTGGAGGCGCTGGAGAAGACGGGCGCGAAGGTGGTTGTTCGTAAGGCCGATGTGAGTAGCGCCGGGGATGTGGATGCGCTGCTGGAGGAGATCCGCGCAACGATGCCTCCGCTGCGAGGGGTGGTGCACGCCGCGGGAGTTCTGGATGACGCGGTGGTGTCGGGCCTGACGCGGGAGAAGTTTGAGGCGGTGATGGCAGGCAAGGTGAGAGGCGCGCTGCTTCTGGATGCACATATTAAAGAGGGTGAGCTGGACTTCCTGGTGTACTACTCGTCGGTTGCCGGAGTGCTGGGGAACCCCGGGCAGGCGAACTACGCGGCGGCGAATGCGATGCTGGACGCGCTTGCGGAGGCGCAGCGCGCGCGCGGCGTTCCGGCAATCAGCATCGACTGGGGAACGTGGGGTGAGGTTGGGCTTGCGGCAGAGAGAGAGAACCGCGGCGCGCGGCTGACGGGGCAGGGACTCGGTCCTCTTTCAACGGCCGAGGGCGTGGCGTTGTTGATGCAGGTTCTTCGCGATGCTCCTGCGCGTGCTGTTGCGATGCGGTTCGATGCTGACGCATGGTGCGGGGTCCACGCGGCGGCGCGAGGGTCGGGAGTCTTTGCGCACCTGCTTCGGCGCGGCGTTGCGGCGCGGAGTGAAGGCGGCGATTTCGCGTCGCGCTTGCACGGCCTGCCGGGCGAAGCGATGCGGGCCGCGCTGGCGCCGTGGCTGCGTCAACAGGTGGCAGCGGTTCTGAGGCTCGATGTGGAACGGGTCCCGTTGGACAAACCGATGCGGTCGCTTGGCCTGGATTCGCTGATGGCGCTGGAGCTGCGTAACCGGCTGGAGCGAGAGCTTCATTTGAAGTTGTCGGCCACGCTGGTGTGGAACTATCCGACGGTCACAGCCGTGACCGCATATTTAGAGGAGCGGCTGACGGCAACGCGCGAGGCGAGCGCTGGGGAGGTGAAGAGCACATCGGGGTCTACCGGCGTTGTTGGAAGAGACGTTGCTCCGCAAACGGCAGAAAGCGCAGACAAGACGGTGAGCGCAGCAGACCTGCTGGAAGCGGAGCTGCTGGGGGCCGAGGGTCTTTTGAATACTTTGGAGAGCGCGAAGTGACGGAGAGTTCACAGGACGAGCTGCTGGAGCGCGCCCGCAAGGTGATCCGCGACCTGCGCGAGAAGTTGAGCGCGGCTGAAGCTCGCAACCAGCCTGAGCCGATTGCAGTGACCGGTCTGGGATTGCGCTTTCCGGGGTGCGGCGACGATCCACAGCGCTTCTGGCAGATGATTGAAGAGGGCCGCGATGCGGTGGTGAAGATTCCGCGCGACCGCTGGGACAGGGAGGCCTACTATGCTCCCGATGCGCCGACACCGGCAAAGATTAATACGCGGCACGCATCGTTCCTTGAAGATGTGCGGCGGTTCGATGCGGCGTTCTTCGACATTACGCCTACGGAAGCTGTCGGGATGGACCCGCAACAGCGGATTTTTCTGGAGACGGCGTGGCATGCGTTTGAAGATGCAGGGCTGACGAAGCAGCATCTGACCGGCAGCGACACGGGTGTCTTTGTGGGCGTGCACAGCCAGAGCATCGACTACCTTGCGATGCAGCAGGCGGAGCCACAGCGGCTGGATGCGTACTCGGGCACGGGCACGGCGCACGACGTGATTGCCGGAAGGCTGGCCTACTGGCTCGACCTGCATGGGCCTGCGGTGGTGGTGAATACGGCGTGCTCTTCGTCGCTGGTTGCGGTGCACCTGGCGTGCCGGAGTCTGCGCGCGGGCGACTGCACGGTTGCGGTCGCGGGCGGCGTCAATCTTCTGCTGACGCCCATGTCGACGGTGACTGCTTCGCAGTTGCAGTTGCTGTCTCCCGATGGGCGCTGCAAGACATTTGATTCGCGAGCCGATGGCATGGGACGTGGAGAGGGATGCGGCGTGGTGGTGCTGAAAAAGCTGAGCGATGCGCGGCGCGATGGCGACCGCGTCCATGCGGTGCTGCGCGGCTCGGCGGTGAACCAGGACGGAAGGACGAATGGACTGACGGCCCCGAACGGCCTCGCGCAGCAGCGTGTTCTGCGGCGCGCCGTGGAAGATGCGGGTGTGGACGCGGGAGCGATTGGTTATGTAGAGGCGCATGGAACGGGGACTCCGCTGGGCGACCCGATCGAGATCGAGGCGCTCGGCGAGGTCTTTGGGCGGGCGAAGAAGAGAACATCTGCATTGACGCTGGGAGCGGTGAAGGCGAACGTTGGCCATCTGGAAGGGGCAGCTGGTATAGCGGGGCTGATCAAAGCGGTGATGGTGCTGAAGCATCGCTGGCTGCCGCCGGTGGCCAACCTGGAAAGGTTCAACACGCACCTTGTTCTGGAAGGTTCGGGCATCGAGATTCCGAAGCAGGGGCGCGTGTGGGAGGCCTCCGCACCGAGGATCGCAGGCGTGAGCTCGTTTGGATGGAGCGGCACGAATGCGCATGTGGTTCTCGAAGAGGCGGTGGAGACTGCTGCGGCGGATGGCGGACGGATGGCGGAGAGGCCGGTGCTGATCTCGGCACAGTCGGCAGAGGCGCTGAAGGTACTGGCTGCTGCCTATGCGGAGCTGCTGGATGCGGCGGATGCTGCGATGTTTGCGCGCGTGAGCTATACGAGCGCTGTGCGGCGAACGCACCATGCTTTCAGGCTTGCGGTCGCTGGCGGCGATGGCCGGTCGGCGGCTCGGGATCTTCGACGGCGCATTGCAGAAGGTGTGGGTTCAGCACAGGTGGCAGGCGGTGGGGCTGCATCGCTTGGCGAGAGTCTGCGGTCGTGGGAGTCGGGAGCCGAAGTCGCGTGGGAGAGGCTGGTGCCGCTTGCGGGCATCGCGGACCTGCCTCTGTATCCGTTTCAGGGGAGAGAGTACTGGCTGGATACAAAGGCAGTGTCTGCCGAAGAAGAGGCGGCAGACAGGCCACCTGACGATTGGTTCTATAAGACAGAGTGGATTGAGAGGCCGCTAAGCGACGCAGCGAATGGATTGAGCGCAGTCGTTCTGATTCATTCGCCATCGAGCGACATGGCGCGAGTGATGGACGTCTTCGAGCGGCGCGGGATTCGAGTGCTCGATGTGCTCTGCGGAGGCGGGGCCTGCGAACGACTGGCGGGCAACAGGTTTGTGACAGGTGAGGATGCTGGCCAGGGACTTGCGCGGGTGTTTGAAGTATTGGCGAAAGAAGGGATCGCAGGGTACGAAGCGCTGTACTTCTCTGAAGAGGAGAGCGCGGAGCGTCTGATGGAGGATGCGCTGGCCGTGTCGATGGCTTTCGTCAGGCAGGAGTCGCCTTCGAGATTGTGGTTTGTGACTCGTGGCGCGGATGGTCCGGATGGTTTGGGGCGCTGCGGTCGCACGAGGATGCAGTCGGCGGTGCGAGGCTTCAGCCGCGTCTTTGGACTTGAGTATCCTGAGCGGTCTGGCGGACTGATTGACGTCGATTGGAGCGAGGAGGCTGGTGTTGCAGCGCTTTGCGATGAGTTGGAGACGTCCTCAGGTGAAGACCGCGTGGCGTTGTGGGATGGCCGGCGCTGGGTTGCTCGTCTTCGCCGCGACCGGCCTGCATTGCTGAAGAGCCGGTTGTCCCTGCGGCAGGACTGCGCGTATCTGGTTACAGGAGCGTTTGGCGAGTTGGGCGTTGAGATCGCGTCATGGCTTGTAGAACGCGGTGCGCGTCATCTGGTCCTGCTTGGTCGAAGACGAGTGGAAGAGGTTGGGAATGCGAGGCTGCTGCGGCGGATGGAGGAGTGGCGTAAGCGGGGAGTGGCCGTTGTTGCGGAGGCCTGCGATGTTGCGGTTGAGTCGCAGGTGCAGCAGGTGTTGGACGGCATTGCCGGTACCGGACGCCGATTGGCTGGTGCGATTCACGCCGCTGCGCGGTTGGTGGTGCGCCCGATTTCCGAATTCGGTCGCGATGACGTCCATGAGGTATTTCATGCGAAGGTTGAGGGCGCGAGGGTGCTGGACCGGCTGACGCGCTCGCTCGATCTGGATTTCTTCGTTGTGTTCAGCTCTGCGGCGACGACGATTGGGCTGCGCAATGGGGCGTTGTATGCGGCTGCCAACGGCTGTCTCGACGAGATTGTTCGAGAGCGGCGAGAGGGGAAGCAGGCCGGTCTCTGCATCGAGTGGGGATCGTGGGAGTATGCGCGTGAGGAGACGCAGCGCGCGTTGATTGGCCAGTCCGGGTTCGAGGAGATGCAGCCGGCGCGAGCGATGAGGGCGCTGGAGTCGCTGCTGCAGGAAGGCCGCGGCGATGGATTGATTGCCGCCATCGACTGGAAGGCGCTTGGACCGGCGCTGGAGATGCGCACCAGCCAGGCGTTGGTGGAGGATCTGCTGGTCGAGCGCGATGCGGCAGAGGAAAGCGTAGCGGCGCCAGGCGCAGCGCTGTCTGCCGAGGGGTTGACAGGAATCTCGAAGGAAGAGCGCAGCGATCGCGTGTGCGACTTCGTTGCAGCGGAGGTGCGCCGGATCTTTGGGATGGTGCCGGAGGAGTTTCTCGACGAATCGCGCGGGCTGTTTCAGATGGGAATGGATTCGCTGATGAGCGTGAGGCTGAAGCGGGCGTTGGAGGCCGGAACGGGGCTTCGTCTTCCGGGAACGCTCACGCTGCTGTATCCCAATGTTTCAGCTATCGCGGCGTACCTGGAGGAGAAACTCGTGCCGTTGGCTTCAACGAAGGATGTGACAGATACGTCGGCGGCGCAGGAGAAGAGTGCGGGCTCTGAGGATGTCTCCGGCATGGATGACGAAGAGACGAGTGCGGCGATTGCAGCGGAGATTGCAGCGCTGCAACAGAAGCTGGGGGTCCGGTAGATATGGCGGATGGAACGGGAGCCATCTCGGCTGACAAGCAGACGTTGCTTGCGCTGCGAGCGCTGCGCCAGCGTGTTGAAGAGCTGGAAGCGGCGGAGCGGGAGCCGATTGCAATTATCGGGATGGCCTGCCGGTTTCCCGGCGGCGCAGACACTCCGGAGGATTTCTGGAGGCTGTTACAGGAGAGGCGCGACGCAGTGAGTGAGATTCCTCGCGAACGGCTCGACCTCGAATCGGTTTACGATCCGAAGCCGCAGACACCGGGAAAGACCTATAGCAAATGGGCGGGTGTGCTTGAGGCGCCGGGCAGCTTCGATGCGGAGTTCTTTGGGATCTCTCCGCGCGAGGCGGTGAGCATGGACCCGC
This window contains:
- a CDS encoding type I polyketide synthase — its product is MCAVKDGRPEPIAIVGMSCRFPGAEDPDALWRMVAERREGVSDYPGGRTPELDAFYRRVGMADGPASIRGGFLPEIDKFDVGFFEMSPREAEWLDPQQRLLLEASWEALEDAGIPLDRLSEEKTGVFVGVWVNEYEHHAKANAPVSELFVITGGALFGASSRLSYQFDLRGPDVSANAACGSSLVAVHLATQSLRAGECSVALAAGVNVQVRYECTQAFSRAKMLSPDGRCKFGAATADGFVRSDGVGTLVLKRLSDAERNGDRIHALILGTGMANDGRGSGLLMTPSASGQCDAMLAAVRNAGVDAKTVDYVEAHGTGTRAGDPIELAAISEVFGRPEDGVNPCRTGSVKTNIGHTESAAGVSGIIRAVEAMKHEQFPVSLHAEELNPALAWDGLGVRLVREEARWERQGHPRRASVNGLGLTGTNAHIILEEAPSARVVSGSQSNEDYLLVISGGCKKSLKQKMRQYRDAIAGLPAGDEERGRLYDFCYTASARRTHLAYRSAVVGDSAAGLQRQLELLMDEQDATAGLTGVVEDGRRRKIAFVFPGQGSQWAGMGRELLRSVPAFREAMTRLDAAIQPEAGWSVLKQLEDPAFDERLARIDVIQPTLFAMEVALAELWRSWGVVPQAVIGHSMGEVAAACVAGVLTYIGAAAIICRRSRLLMRVAGAGAMVVVDLPHEEAQQEIAGAEDKVSVAVSNSPRSTVLAGDPAALDEIVQRLEARDVFCRWVRVDVASHSPQMDPLKAELLAALGEVQPQAGSVPVCSTVLAGMVEGAALDARYWVSNLREPVLFARGVEELLRQGFDTLIEMSPHPILVPFVEQTSEAAGRKALAVGSLRREEPEMATLMVAAGRLYVNGAKLDWDAIYPAGNLVKLPLYPWQRERFWIESRGAKANGFMSTAGHPLMGEPVPTATGEYLWTATIGLEAHAWLKDHAVSGTVLLPGSAYVEMAAAAGKLIFGDTSGELQRLTLKEAATLTESKRLEMQAVASRESHEAYAIRFFCREEGSESWMDAAECLVRKAAASSSVVGLRAWEDAEFSPQMMTGRQHAEKLAKAGYDFGPAFRQIDWVTVAGETALARITPPAEMGREGYRLHPATVDAALQVVARLLIENSGSAETLLPVSIASVAWGEQEIRGEALYAKARLNAAPLSGDVQLFDGHGRELLAIKGLAFHRFGVDAVSGVEDELFRLAWEPVPLPGEGIKSATRLKWLLVGGEPREAKQLADAFAARGASSIALPVSEFLAGEEEFSCQGVVWLEPSMPGLSSVLSQTQEVLAEGARVVTKVAGIEQRSQTDVRLWMTTVETQAVTGREKIDVQGAGAWGFFTSVSNEYPSLRASSIDLNAKWQESDVEGIVAMLLGDVEDGRIALREGRYYAQRLVRMDGRAADSPGDSVREGEGFELGQRVPGDVDSFELVSLPYRAPGAGEVEIEIEAAGLNFRDVLSAMALHEGIQGAHFGRECAGRVVRVGPGVERLKADDEVLAITPAFDRVGMFASRVIVPEELAYAKPKGMTFAEAAGIPCVFLTVWYALVKLAHLQRGERVLIHAAAGGVGLAAIQVAQWIGAEVFATVGSEEKRAYIESLGVKHIMHSRKLDFAREVIEATDGAGVDVVLNSLAGPAITAGLESLGRYGRFVEIGKRDILENSRIGLSPFDRNLSLFAVDLAQSVEDRRGMMSEMFGELMQLFEQGVLSVLPTEEFSINAASEAFRHMAKGGHIGKIVLGVQGRAVSVRRDRSRLNAEATYLVTGGAGGLGLATAEALIGGGARHLVLVSRRGVTAEVRASLEALEKTGAKVVVRKADVSSAGDVDALLEEIRATMPPLRGVVHAAGVLDDAVVSGLTREKFEAVMAGKVRGALLLDAHIKEGELDFLVYYSSVAGVLGNPGQANYAAANAMLDALAEAQRARGVPAISIDWGTWGEVGLAAERENRGARLTGQGLGPLSTAEGVALLMQVLRDAPARAVAMRFDADAWCGVHAAARGSGVFAHLLRRGVAARSEGGDFASRLHGLPGEAMRAALAPWLRQQVAAVLRLDVERVPLDKPMRSLGLDSLMALELRNRLERELHLKLSATLVWNYPTVTAVTAYLEERLTATREASAGEVKSTSGSTGVVGRDVAPQTAESADKTVSAADLLEAELLGAEGLLNTLESAK
- a CDS encoding SDR family NAD(P)-dependent oxidoreductase produces the protein MTESSQDELLERARKVIRDLREKLSAAEARNQPEPIAVTGLGLRFPGCGDDPQRFWQMIEEGRDAVVKIPRDRWDREAYYAPDAPTPAKINTRHASFLEDVRRFDAAFFDITPTEAVGMDPQQRIFLETAWHAFEDAGLTKQHLTGSDTGVFVGVHSQSIDYLAMQQAEPQRLDAYSGTGTAHDVIAGRLAYWLDLHGPAVVVNTACSSSLVAVHLACRSLRAGDCTVAVAGGVNLLLTPMSTVTASQLQLLSPDGRCKTFDSRADGMGRGEGCGVVVLKKLSDARRDGDRVHAVLRGSAVNQDGRTNGLTAPNGLAQQRVLRRAVEDAGVDAGAIGYVEAHGTGTPLGDPIEIEALGEVFGRAKKRTSALTLGAVKANVGHLEGAAGIAGLIKAVMVLKHRWLPPVANLERFNTHLVLEGSGIEIPKQGRVWEASAPRIAGVSSFGWSGTNAHVVLEEAVETAAADGGRMAERPVLISAQSAEALKVLAAAYAELLDAADAAMFARVSYTSAVRRTHHAFRLAVAGGDGRSAARDLRRRIAEGVGSAQVAGGGAASLGESLRSWESGAEVAWERLVPLAGIADLPLYPFQGREYWLDTKAVSAEEEAADRPPDDWFYKTEWIERPLSDAANGLSAVVLIHSPSSDMARVMDVFERRGIRVLDVLCGGGACERLAGNRFVTGEDAGQGLARVFEVLAKEGIAGYEALYFSEEESAERLMEDALAVSMAFVRQESPSRLWFVTRGADGPDGLGRCGRTRMQSAVRGFSRVFGLEYPERSGGLIDVDWSEEAGVAALCDELETSSGEDRVALWDGRRWVARLRRDRPALLKSRLSLRQDCAYLVTGAFGELGVEIASWLVERGARHLVLLGRRRVEEVGNARLLRRMEEWRKRGVAVVAEACDVAVESQVQQVLDGIAGTGRRLAGAIHAAARLVVRPISEFGRDDVHEVFHAKVEGARVLDRLTRSLDLDFFVVFSSAATTIGLRNGALYAAANGCLDEIVRERREGKQAGLCIEWGSWEYAREETQRALIGQSGFEEMQPARAMRALESLLQEGRGDGLIAAIDWKALGPALEMRTSQALVEDLLVERDAAEESVAAPGAALSAEGLTGISKEERSDRVCDFVAAEVRRIFGMVPEEFLDESRGLFQMGMDSLMSVRLKRALEAGTGLRLPGTLTLLYPNVSAIAAYLEEKLVPLASTKDVTDTSAAQEKSAGSEDVSGMDDEETSAAIAAEIAALQQKLGVR